The genomic DNA CCAAAATGCTAAAACAAATCAAGCTGGCGAGGAGCTAAGTTTTCATACTCGATTCCAAGAAGATCAATCAAATCAAGTGCGTTATCTGCGGCATCTCCACCAGAATTATTATTAAATACAATATATAGATGTTCCGTTTCTTTTTCTAGCTTTTTTATATGCTCTACCCATTGTCGCAATTCCTTCTGATTATATCGATACAAGTATCTGACTTCCCGCCAATTTTCTGTACGTTTTTGCCATCCATGTACGTTTCTTCCATGAAAACGAATCAACACACTCTTTTTTCCCAATGATTCAAGTACAATAGGGACAGAGCCCTCTCCTGATTGCGGTTCATCGCAAATGCTATGTATCCATTCTTCTTTGTTCATAAATTGAATCGTACGATCATAAAAGGAAGAACGGAACCACGATTGATGACGAAATTCGAGAGCGCACGGGATATCACCCATCTGTTTCTTGCACCAACGCAAGTATTCCACATGTTCCCTTTTACAATCAAACCAGGGCGGAAACTGAAACAAGACCATAGCTAATTTGTTGCTCTCTATATAAGGTGTAAGAGAATCCCTAAACGCTTGAAACATATGCTCTCTGGTTTCAAAAGGGATGTCTCCTCTCGAATGCCCCGTCATCCCTTGATATGCTTTTACAATAAATTGAAAGGAAGGTGGGGTGTCCTCGACCCATCTTTGCGCATTTTTTATAGGCTGTATCGCATAAAAGGAGGAATCGACTTCGACAGTTGGAAAAAAGCCGGCATACTCTTTTAACTTATTTCTAGGTGAGGTATGTGGACCGTATAATCGATCCTGGTCGCCCCAACCAGTCACTCCAATATAGATCAATTCCACCCCTCCAAGTATGTGTCATCATCATATCATATGTATGAAAAAACGCTCACCTTCTAAGGTGAACGTTTCCTTTATTTCTTAACCGATTGAACCTTCCATTTCGAACTTGATTAGACGGTTCATTTCAACTGCGTATTCCATCGGAAGTTCTTTCGTAAATGGTTCAATAAAGCCCATTACGATCATTTCTGTTGCTTCTTCTTCTGAAATACCACGGCTCATTAGATAGAACAATTGCTCCTCAGAAACCTTTGAAACCTTCGCTTCATGCTCTAAAGAGATGTTGTCGTTTAAGATTTCGTTGTAAGGAATCGTATCTGAAGTAGACTGGTTATCCATGATTAGTGTGTCACACTCAATATTCGCACGTGCTCCGTCCGCTTTACGTCCAAAATGAACGATTCCACGGTACGTTACTTTTCCACCTTGCTTCGAAATCGACTTCGAAACGATGGTAGAAGACGTGTTAGGAGCTAAGTGAATCATCTTCGCTCCAGCGTCTTGGTGTTGACCTTTACCAGCAAGTGCAATAGATAATGTCATTCCACGAGCACCTTCACCCTTCAGGATTACTGCTGGGTATTTCATCGTCAACTTAGAACCGATGTTTCCGTCAATCCATTCCATTGTTGCGTTTGCTTCACAAACCGCACGCTTTGTAACTAGATTAAACACGTTATTTGCCCAGTTCTGAATTGTTGTATAACGGCAGTAAGCGTCTTTCTTGATAATAATTTCAACAACCGCACTATGAAGGGAGTTTGTTGTATAAACAGGTGCTGTACAACCTTCTACATAGTGTACGTGTGCGCCTTCATCAACAATGATCAGCGTACGCTCGAACTGCCCCATGTTTTCAGAGTTGATACGGAAATAGGCTTGAAGTGGAGTTTCTACCTTTATACCTTTTGGTACATAGATGAATGATCCACCTGACCATACAGCCGAGTTTAATGCAGCAAATTTGTTATCCGTTGGAGGAATCACTTTTGCCCAGTGCTCACGGAAGATGTCTTCATTTTCACGTAGAGCAGAATCTGTGTCCTTAAACACAATTCCTAGATTTTCTAGATCTTCCTGCATGTTGTGGTATACAACCTCTGACTCGTACTGAGCAGATACACCTGCTAAGTACTTTTGTTCAGCTTCTGGAATACCTAGCTTATCAAATGTTTGTTTAATTTCTTCAGGAACTTCATCCCAAGAACGTTCTGTCTTTTCAGATGGTTTTACGTAGTACGTAATTTCATCAAAGTTTAATGCCGCTAAATCTCCACCCCATTGTGGCATTGGCATATTGTAAAAATGCTCTAGTGATTTCAAACGGAAATCAAGCATCCATTGTGGCTCTTGCTTCATTTTTGAGATTTCTTCCACGATTTCACGTGTTAATCCACGCTTCGAGCGGAAGATAGACACATCTTTATCGGCAAAGCCATATTTGTAATCACCGATTTCAGGCGCTTTTTTAGCCATTGTCGTGTTCCTCCATTCGTAGGAGCATGCGTTTATGCTACCCCTTATTGTTGTTCTTCTTTAATGCCCTTTTCCATTGCTTTCCATGCTAGTGTCGCACACTTAATTCGCGCTGGAAACTTGGAAACGCCTTGTAACGCTTCTATATCACCTAAGTCTAGGCTATCATCGTATTCCTTGCCTTGCATCATTTGGGAAAACACTTCCGATAACTGTAATGCTTCGTCAAGTTTTTTTCCTTTGATGGCTTGCGTCATCATGGAAGCAGATGACATAGAGATGGAGCAGCCTTCTCCTTCAAATTTCGCGTCCCTTACGACACCTTCCTCGAGCTTAAGTGTAAGCTGAATCCGGTCTCCACATGTAGGATTATTCATGTTGATGGTTAGGCTATCGTTTTCTAAAATCCCTTTATTACGAGGGTTTTTGTAATGATCCATAATTACCTGTCTATAGAGGGTATCTAAATGATTAGAAGACATCGCTAAAATACTCCTTTGTTTTGATAAGCCCTTCCACAAGCTTATCAATCTCTTCTTCGGTGTTATACAGGTAAAAGCTGGCACGAGCCGTTGCAGAAGCTTTTAGCCATTTCATAAGCGGTTGTGCACAATGATGCCCAGCACGAACAGCTATCCCTTCTGCATCAAGCACGGTTGCCACATCATGCGGATGAACATCTTCAATATTGAAAGTAACAACTCCAGCACGAAGACCTGGGTCTTTCGGGCCGTATATCGTCATTCCTTCAATTTGTGATAACTTATCCATCGCATAAGCAGCTAACTTATGCTCGTGTGCTTCTATATTTTCTAAACCAATTTGCTCTAGGAAATCAATCGCAGCCCCAAGTCCAACAGCTCCCGCTATAATTGGAGTACCTGCTTCAAACTTCCAAGGAAGCTCTTTCCATGTAGATTCGTATAAATCTACAAAGTCGATCATTTCTCCACCTGTCTCAACTGGCTCCATTTTTTCTAGATGCTGCTTCTTTCCATAAAGAACTCCAATTCCAGTTGGTCCACACATTTTATGGCCTGAAAAAGCAAGGAAGTCACAGTCTAGATCTTGTACATCAATCTTCATATGGGGAGCAGCTTGAGCACCATCCACCACCATAATTGCACCATTTTCATGAGCGATCTTGGCAATTTCTTTAATCGGGTTCATAACACCTAAAACATTTGAAACCTTCATCACGGACACAATTTTTGTATTAGAGGTAACGGTTGCTCTTACATCTTCTAGACTAATGGTTCCATCCTCTTGAAGGGGAATGTATTTAAGTGTTGCACCGGTTTTCTTAGCTACTTGCTGCCAAGGAATAATATTCGCATGATGCTCCATAAAGGTGATCACAATTTCATCACCCTCACGAAGATTATCTAAACCATAGCTGTGGGCGACCATGTTTAATGCGGTAGTCGCTCCACGAGTGAAGATAATTTCTTCGGTAGATTTTGCATTAATAAACCTTCTAACCTTTTCACGTGCCCCTTCGTAAGCATCGGTTGCTTTTGTACCAAGTGTATGAACACCTCGGTGCACATTTGAATTGTATTCTTTATAATACTTTTCAAGCGTTTCGATAACCGAAACGGGCTTTTGAGAAGTTGCGGCGCTATCAAGATACACTAATGGTTTGCCGTTCACTTCTTGATGAAGAATCGGAAAGTGACTGCGAATATCTTGGATATTCATTATCTTACTTTCCTTTCGATAACTTCCACTAATTGCTTTTTCACGCCTTCGATTGGAAGCTCATTAACAACAGGAGCTAAGAAGCCATGAATGACAAGGCGTTCTGCTTCTGTTTTAGGAATTCCACGGCTCATTAGGTAGTAAAGCTGAAGTGGATCCACACGTCCTACTGAAGCTGCGTGTCCTGCCGTTACATCATCTTCATCAATAAGAAGAATTGGGTTAGCATCTCCACGTGCTTTTTCACTCAACATCAATACGCGTGATTCTTGCTCCGCATTTGACTTGGTTGCACCATACTCGATTTTTCCAATTCCGTTAAAGATAGAAGTGGCACTGTCTTTCGTTACACCATGCTTAAGGATTTGGCCATCCGTGTGTTTACCCCAGTGAACAACACTTGTTGTGAAGTTTTGTGTTTGCTCGCCACGTCCAACAGTTACCATTTTCATATCGCCAACAGAGCCATCTCCAACAAGGTTTGTTACGTTATCAGAAATAGTGTTGCCATCATTCATTAAACCAAGTGCCCACTCAATACGAGCATCACGTCCAGTTACTCCACGACGATTCACGTATGTCGTTACACCTTTTGCTAATGTATCAACTGCACCGTATTGAACCGTTGCGTTTGTCCCTGTAACTACTTCTGTAATGATATTGAAGATTGAATTAGCTTCTTCCACAGTTGAAATATAGTTCTCAACGTATGTGACAGAGCTATTGTCTTCAGCCACTACAAGAACATGGTTAAATACCGTCGCTTCTTTATCATCGTGGATAAATACAGCCTGAACCGGTGTTGAAACTTCAACATTTTTAGGAACATATAAGAATACTCCACCGTTCATAAATGCCGCATGAAGAGCTGTAAGCTTGTGCTCATCAACCTTTACACCGTCTTTCATGAAGTACTTTTGTAAAAGATCTCCATGCTCACGAGCTGCTGTAAAGATATCTACAAACACCACACCTTGATTTTTCAATTCTTCTGAAACAGAAAGAATTGTGGGGCGGTTATTGCGTTGAATGTATAAGGTTTTCTCGCCTTCTTCTGTACCGATCAATGATTTTACTTCGTCAGGAAGGTCAGCAAGTGAAGCATAATCTTCACTCTTAACGATATGCTTATCGAATTGAGTAAAGTTCCATTTTGTAATATTTGTTTTATCTGGTCTTGGAAGGGATAGGTTTTCAGCTGAGGCTAACGCATTTACGCGAAGTTCCGTTAACCAAGCTGGTTCACCCATCTCTTTTGAAAAAGAAGTCACATATTCCTTATCGAATGGTAATACGGTTTCTGTAGTCATGTCTGGTCCCCCTAACTTACGCTTCTTGCCCGACAGTTTCGTCCTCAATGCCAAGCTCTTTTTTAATCCAATCATATCCTTCAGCTTCTAAACGTTGAGCAAGCTCAGGGCCACCAGATTTTACAATACGTCCCTGCATCATTACGTGAACAAAATCAGGTGTAATGTAGTTTAATAAACGTTGGTAGTGAGTGATCATTAAGCAACCAAACTCAGAGCTACGCATTTCGTTAATTCCTCTTGAAACAACCTTTAACGCGTCGATATCTAATCCAGAGTCGATTTCGTCAAGGATGGCAATCTTCGGCTGAATCATCATTAATTGTAGAATTTCGTTACGCTTCTTTTCTCCACCTGAGAACCCTTCGTTTAAGTAACGTTGAGCCATATCTGGATCCATTTCTAAAAACTCCATGTTTTTGTCCATCTGACGGATGAATTTCATTAAAGAAACTTCATCTCCTTCTTCACGACGGCTGTTAATAGCTGAACGTAAGAAGTCCGCATTTGTTACCCCGCTAATTTCGCTTGGGTACTGCATTGCTAAAAATAGACCTGCACGAGCGCGCTCATCTACTTCCATTTCAAGTACATCTTCTCCATCAAGAGAGATTGAACCCGAAGTTACTTCATATTTAGGATGTCCCATAATGGCAGAAGACAAAGTAGATTTACCTGTTCCGTTAGGTCCCATGATTGCGTGGATTTCTCCACCTTTAATTTCAAGAGTTACCCCTTTTAGAATTTCCTTTTCATCGATTGACACATGTAAATCCTTAATGGATAAAGTTGATCCTGACATATCTATTACCTCCATAATTTGAAAGAAAATTAGTTATCTCTTTACTATAAAAACTTTATTTTCATTCTCATTTTATTCTCATTACAATCTTATAACAAATGAAATGTGATATCAACTCTTAAGAACCTGTTATCGCTCTATTACTTACCTATTTTTTTCTTCGACTATCTTTTCTATGTACGATACCATTTGCTTAACAGAAAAACCAGTGGAATTCTCCACTGGCTCACGAATTTCTTCTATAAATATATATGTTACTAGGCATGAACCCTACGATCCAAATCTGCAATCATCCTTTGACTTTGCAAATAATCTTGTTGCCTTACTTTTTCAATTTTCATTCTAACCTTATGTTTCCGACTGTAGGTTTCATATCCCACTCCATGAGCTCCATACATCGCCTTTTCCATCTCACTCGTGTAGTTCAACCTTAGTTGACTAATAATGAATCCATCCCTTCCAACTATCACTTTTTTTCGACTTCTTTGGTCACATCTATCGTAACATAGGTTAAATCTTTGGAACAAAGCCGAAAAAACACGATATTTAAGGATGAGTACG from Robertmurraya sp. FSL R5-0851 includes the following:
- a CDS encoding DUF72 domain-containing protein; this translates as MIYIGVTGWGDQDRLYGPHTSPRNKLKEYAGFFPTVEVDSSFYAIQPIKNAQRWVEDTPPSFQFIVKAYQGMTGHSRGDIPFETREHMFQAFRDSLTPYIESNKLAMVLFQFPPWFDCKREHVEYLRWCKKQMGDIPCALEFRHQSWFRSSFYDRTIQFMNKEEWIHSICDEPQSGEGSVPIVLESLGKKSVLIRFHGRNVHGWQKRTENWREVRYLYRYNQKELRQWVEHIKKLEKETEHLYIVFNNNSGGDAADNALDLIDLLGIEYENLAPRQLDLF
- the sufB gene encoding Fe-S cluster assembly protein SufB; the encoded protein is MAKKAPEIGDYKYGFADKDVSIFRSKRGLTREIVEEISKMKQEPQWMLDFRLKSLEHFYNMPMPQWGGDLAALNFDEITYYVKPSEKTERSWDEVPEEIKQTFDKLGIPEAEQKYLAGVSAQYESEVVYHNMQEDLENLGIVFKDTDSALRENEDIFREHWAKVIPPTDNKFAALNSAVWSGGSFIYVPKGIKVETPLQAYFRINSENMGQFERTLIIVDEGAHVHYVEGCTAPVYTTNSLHSAVVEIIIKKDAYCRYTTIQNWANNVFNLVTKRAVCEANATMEWIDGNIGSKLTMKYPAVILKGEGARGMTLSIALAGKGQHQDAGAKMIHLAPNTSSTIVSKSISKQGGKVTYRGIVHFGRKADGARANIECDTLIMDNQSTSDTIPYNEILNDNISLEHEAKVSKVSEEQLFYLMSRGISEEEATEMIVMGFIEPFTKELPMEYAVEMNRLIKFEMEGSIG
- the sufU gene encoding Fe-S cluster assembly sulfur transfer protein SufU; translated protein: MSSNHLDTLYRQVIMDHYKNPRNKGILENDSLTINMNNPTCGDRIQLTLKLEEGVVRDAKFEGEGCSISMSSASMMTQAIKGKKLDEALQLSEVFSQMMQGKEYDDSLDLGDIEALQGVSKFPARIKCATLAWKAMEKGIKEEQQ
- a CDS encoding cysteine desulfurase; its protein translation is MNIQDIRSHFPILHQEVNGKPLVYLDSAATSQKPVSVIETLEKYYKEYNSNVHRGVHTLGTKATDAYEGAREKVRRFINAKSTEEIIFTRGATTALNMVAHSYGLDNLREGDEIVITFMEHHANIIPWQQVAKKTGATLKYIPLQEDGTISLEDVRATVTSNTKIVSVMKVSNVLGVMNPIKEIAKIAHENGAIMVVDGAQAAPHMKIDVQDLDCDFLAFSGHKMCGPTGIGVLYGKKQHLEKMEPVETGGEMIDFVDLYESTWKELPWKFEAGTPIIAGAVGLGAAIDFLEQIGLENIEAHEHKLAAYAMDKLSQIEGMTIYGPKDPGLRAGVVTFNIEDVHPHDVATVLDAEGIAVRAGHHCAQPLMKWLKASATARASFYLYNTEEEIDKLVEGLIKTKEYFSDVF
- the sufD gene encoding Fe-S cluster assembly protein SufD produces the protein MTTETVLPFDKEYVTSFSKEMGEPAWLTELRVNALASAENLSLPRPDKTNITKWNFTQFDKHIVKSEDYASLADLPDEVKSLIGTEEGEKTLYIQRNNRPTILSVSEELKNQGVVFVDIFTAAREHGDLLQKYFMKDGVKVDEHKLTALHAAFMNGGVFLYVPKNVEVSTPVQAVFIHDDKEATVFNHVLVVAEDNSSVTYVENYISTVEEANSIFNIITEVVTGTNATVQYGAVDTLAKGVTTYVNRRGVTGRDARIEWALGLMNDGNTISDNVTNLVGDGSVGDMKMVTVGRGEQTQNFTTSVVHWGKHTDGQILKHGVTKDSATSIFNGIGKIEYGATKSNAEQESRVLMLSEKARGDANPILLIDEDDVTAGHAASVGRVDPLQLYYLMSRGIPKTEAERLVIHGFLAPVVNELPIEGVKKQLVEVIERKVR
- the sufC gene encoding Fe-S cluster assembly ATPase SufC, producing MSGSTLSIKDLHVSIDEKEILKGVTLEIKGGEIHAIMGPNGTGKSTLSSAIMGHPKYEVTSGSISLDGEDVLEMEVDERARAGLFLAMQYPSEISGVTNADFLRSAINSRREEGDEVSLMKFIRQMDKNMEFLEMDPDMAQRYLNEGFSGGEKKRNEILQLMMIQPKIAILDEIDSGLDIDALKVVSRGINEMRSSEFGCLMITHYQRLLNYITPDFVHVMMQGRIVKSGGPELAQRLEAEGYDWIKKELGIEDETVGQEA